DNA sequence from the Acidobacteriota bacterium genome:
GGAAGGACGGCCACATCCCAGGAAGGGCCGAACAGTCTAAGGGCGGGCAGTATCAGCAGGAGCGCGAATGTGAGCGTCCACAAGTTATGGCGCGTCAGTGCCGGTCCCTTGTGAGTCAGCCACTGAAGAGCCAGAGCCACAAGCAGCAAGACCGTAGCCCGGACGACGAGATCCGCCAGACCCGAAAACTCCGCCGTCATGAAGAAATCGCTCACCGGCCCTCTCTCGACGCCCAGTCGATGAGCAACTCGATGCGCGCTCGCTCTTCCGGGCTGAGCTTTGCGTCCTCAAGCTCCAGGAGCGTAGCGACCGCACCCTCCACCGAGCCACCGAAGAACGTCCTCAAGACGTGCCGCATCGCCGACCGTCGCGCGCGAGCAGCCGGGACCGTGGGCGAGTACAGGTAGCGGGCGCCGTCCTGCTCACTCACCAGGTGCCCCTTGTTGACGAGGATACGCAGCACCGAACGCACAGCCGAGTAGGTGGGCGGTTCGGCCATGCGTTCGCGGATCTGCACCGCGGTGGCGGCTCCGGACTCATGGACGATGTCCATCACCTCACGCTCTCGTCTGCTGAGTTGGGGCAGCTCGTTCACCATCGCGTCGCCCATCCGAGGCACTGTCTTGAAGACTCCATTTCGACGTCCTGAAGACACCATAGTCGACGGGTGCTGAAAAATCAACACTCACGTTAGACGTACCGACAGACACCACAGAATGAGAGAATCCCGCCCATCCGTACCGGAGCAACCGATGACCTGGAACGACGACGTCAAGGAGATCGAACGGCAGCGCCGCATGGCCGAGCAGATGGGCGGCGCCGACAGCGTGGCCTTCCAGCACGGGCGCGGCAAGCTGACGGTGCGGGAGCGCGTTGACCTGCTCGCGGATCCGGGGACCTTCCACGAGATCGGCGCGCTGGCCGGTACGGCGACCTGGGAAGAGGGTACGGTGGCCGCGCTCAAGCCCTCCAACATGGTCGTCGGCACGGTGCACGTTGACGGCCGCAAGGTCGCCTTCTCGGGCGGCGACTTCACGATCCGCGGCGGCGCCTCGGACGCGAACATCGGCAACAAGAGCCGCTTCGCCGAGCAGTTCGCGCTGCGCAGTCGGCTCCCGTTCGTCCGCCTTCTGGACGCGA
Encoded proteins:
- a CDS encoding BlaI/MecI/CopY family transcriptional regulator produces the protein MVNELPQLSRREREVMDIVHESGAATAVQIRERMAEPPTYSAVRSVLRILVNKGHLVSEQDGARYLYSPTVPAARARRSAMRHVLRTFFGGSVEGAVATLLELEDAKLSPEERARIELLIDWASREGR